One genomic region from Streptomyces sp. Li-HN-5-11 encodes:
- a CDS encoding protein kinase domain-containing protein: MAQQQRAQGPSDPEATGGGMSDAPEMWGNGGLVGDGRYRLTRRLGRGGMAEVFAAEDVRLGRTVAVKLLRADLAEDPVSKARFTREAQSVAGLNHHAIVAVYDSGEDYVGGQSVPYIVMELVEGRTIRDLLLNAEAPGPEQALIIVSGVLEALAYSHQHGIVHRDIKPANVIITNNGAVKVMDFGIARALHGASTTMTQTGMVMGTPQYLSPEQALGKAVDHRSDLYATGCLLYELLALRPPFIGETPLAVVYQHVQDMPVPPSQTSDGSCPPELDGLVMRSLAKEPDDRFQTAEEMRGLVQYGLQMLYEQGGHTGTWNTGPVDVHEGRHTPASGFAGTAVMPQSAGSGAGTTQIPQPIMPAGYGNRDDGGFEGNGNRGSGRGKLWILAVLAVIAIAAGVALAMRHTGGDGSGGGTHTTKSPTVTPSTQDQPSNSTPSDSSTDEPTDTQTDNGNGSGGTGGDWTPSSTPSHTPSQSAPSRQSNPPSTPATSNPPSSPSASSGSGTQGDTAGTGTTDGTSNGTTAGDTAGNTAGTSAGAANTGVTGG; encoded by the coding sequence ATGGCACAGCAGCAGCGCGCCCAGGGCCCGTCCGACCCCGAGGCGACTGGCGGCGGTATGTCGGACGCGCCGGAGATGTGGGGCAACGGCGGCCTGGTCGGCGACGGCCGGTACCGGCTGACCCGCAGACTCGGCCGGGGCGGCATGGCCGAGGTGTTCGCCGCCGAGGACGTGCGCCTCGGGCGCACCGTCGCCGTCAAGCTGCTGCGCGCCGACCTGGCAGAGGACCCGGTGTCCAAGGCCCGGTTCACGCGCGAGGCACAGTCCGTGGCCGGGCTCAACCACCACGCGATCGTCGCCGTGTACGACTCCGGCGAGGACTACGTCGGCGGCCAGTCGGTGCCCTACATCGTGATGGAGCTGGTCGAGGGCCGCACCATCCGCGACCTGCTGCTCAACGCCGAGGCGCCGGGCCCTGAGCAGGCGCTGATCATCGTCTCCGGGGTCCTGGAGGCGCTGGCCTACTCGCACCAGCACGGCATCGTGCACCGCGACATCAAGCCGGCCAACGTCATCATCACCAACAACGGCGCCGTGAAGGTGATGGACTTCGGCATCGCCCGCGCCCTGCACGGGGCGTCCACGACGATGACGCAGACCGGCATGGTCATGGGCACCCCGCAGTACCTCTCCCCGGAGCAGGCCCTCGGCAAGGCCGTCGACCACCGCTCCGACCTCTACGCGACGGGCTGCCTGCTCTACGAACTCCTCGCGCTGCGGCCCCCGTTCATCGGTGAGACGCCGCTCGCGGTGGTCTACCAGCACGTCCAGGACATGCCCGTGCCGCCCTCCCAGACCTCGGACGGCAGCTGCCCGCCGGAGCTCGACGGCCTGGTCATGCGCTCGCTCGCCAAGGAGCCCGACGACCGTTTCCAGACGGCGGAGGAAATGCGCGGGCTGGTGCAGTACGGGCTGCAGATGCTGTACGAGCAGGGTGGCCACACCGGCACCTGGAACACCGGCCCGGTGGACGTGCACGAGGGCCGGCACACCCCGGCGTCGGGCTTCGCGGGCACGGCGGTGATGCCGCAGTCCGCCGGCTCCGGTGCCGGCACCACGCAGATCCCGCAGCCGATCATGCCCGCCGGGTACGGCAACCGGGACGACGGAGGCTTCGAAGGGAACGGCAACCGGGGCAGCGGCCGCGGCAAGCTGTGGATCCTCGCCGTGCTCGCCGTGATCGCCATCGCGGCGGGGGTGGCGCTGGCGATGCGCCACACCGGTGGTGACGGCAGCGGCGGCGGCACCCACACCACCAAGTCGCCCACAGTCACTCCCTCCACCCAGGACCAGCCGTCCAACTCCACGCCGAGCGACTCGTCGACCGATGAGCCGACGGACACACAGACGGACAACGGCAACGGGTCGGGCGGCACCGGCGGGGACTGGACGCCGTCGTCCACCCCGTCGCACACGCCGTCGCAGTCGGCGCCGAGCCGCCAGTCCAACCCACCGTCCACCCCGGCCACTTCCAATCCGCCGTCCAGCCCGTCGGCGTCGTCGGGGTCCGGGACTCAGGGTGACACGGCGGGCACCGGTACGACGGACGGGACGAGCAACGGCACCACGGCCGGTGACACAGCCGGTAACACCGCTGGTACATCCGCCGGGGCGGCGAACACCGGGGTCACCGGGGGCTGA
- a CDS encoding phosphotransferase, protein MPPPCVPPPVPHAPPLSALLRQYAAGSALTCEPVDQGLLNRGYRLCTTRGRYFLKHHFDPDTADPAAIARQHRATQRLADLGVPVAPPLAGRDGRTVAVVGGHAYALHPWIDGRHRHGGQLTTGQCARLGALLGAVHACLECVMPPKGRTRPATSPHPVESADPADTFALIDDLLAQVRRHRPPDAFDELARHRLLERRALLEQHADRRPPPGGPVGWVHGDFHPFNLLYRGDAPAAIVDWDRLGVQPRAEEAVRAAAIFFVRPAGTLDLPKVRAYARAYRRAAGAAATELAAAVHRVWWERLNDFWMLRWHYERGDTRADPQFPAASALAVWWTREYDAVCGAFAE, encoded by the coding sequence GTGCCGCCCCCTTGTGTACCACCCCCTGTACCCCACGCGCCCCCTCTGAGCGCCTTGCTGCGCCAGTACGCCGCCGGTTCCGCCCTCACCTGCGAGCCGGTCGACCAGGGCCTGCTCAACCGCGGCTACCGGCTGTGCACGACCCGCGGCCGCTACTTCCTCAAGCACCACTTCGACCCGGACACCGCCGATCCGGCGGCGATCGCCCGGCAGCACCGGGCCACCCAGCGCCTGGCCGACCTGGGCGTCCCGGTGGCGCCGCCGCTCGCCGGGCGCGACGGGCGCACGGTCGCCGTGGTCGGCGGTCACGCCTACGCCCTGCACCCCTGGATCGACGGCCGGCACCGGCACGGCGGCCAGCTCACCACCGGCCAGTGCGCCCGCCTCGGGGCACTCCTCGGCGCGGTGCACGCCTGCCTGGAGTGCGTGATGCCGCCCAAGGGGCGCACCCGCCCGGCCACGAGCCCCCACCCGGTGGAGAGCGCCGATCCGGCCGACACGTTCGCCCTGATCGACGACCTGCTCGCCCAGGTCCGCCGCCACCGCCCCCCGGACGCCTTCGACGAACTGGCCCGGCACCGGCTTCTGGAGCGCCGTGCGCTGCTGGAACAGCACGCGGACCGGCGTCCGCCGCCGGGCGGCCCGGTGGGCTGGGTGCACGGCGACTTCCACCCCTTCAACCTGCTCTACCGGGGAGACGCGCCCGCGGCGATCGTCGACTGGGACCGCCTCGGAGTGCAGCCTCGCGCGGAGGAGGCGGTACGCGCTGCCGCGATCTTCTTCGTCCGGCCCGCCGGCACCCTGGATCTGCCCAAGGTCAGGGCGTATGCGCGCGCGTACCGGCGCGCCGCCGGCGCCGCGGCCACGGAACTCGCCGCGGCCGTGCACCGTGTGTGGTGGGAACGCCTGAACGACTTCTGGATGCTGCGCTGGCACTACGAGCGCGGCGACACCCGCGCGGACCCTCAGTTCCCGGCCGCGTCGGCCCTCGCGGTGTGGTGGACACGGGAGTACGACGCGGTGTGCGGGGCGTTCGCGGAGTGA
- the pdhA gene encoding pyruvate dehydrogenase (acetyl-transferring) E1 component subunit alpha encodes MTVESTAARTPRRSAGSKAATTGTKAAGAAGTKRTTRTTAAKGTGSADPELVQLLTPEGKRVKNAEYDKYVAGVTPEELRGLYRDMVLTRRFDAEATALQRQGELGLWASLLGQEAAQIGSGRALRDDDYVFPTYREHGVAWCRGVDPTNLLGMFRGVNNGGWDPNSNNFQLYTIVIGSQTLHATGYAMGVAKDGADSAVIAYFGDGASSQGDVAESFTFSAVYNAPVVFFCQNNQWAISEPTEKQTRVPLYQRAQGYGFPGVRVDGNDVLACLAVTKWALERARSGEGPTLVEAFTYRMGAHTTSDDPTRYRGDEERLAWEAKDPILRLRRYLEASNHADEGFFAELEAESEALGKRVREAVRAMPDPDHFAIFENVYADGHALVDEERAQFAAYQASFADGEGA; translated from the coding sequence GTGACCGTGGAGAGCACTGCCGCGCGCACACCGCGACGCAGCGCCGGAAGCAAGGCCGCGACGACCGGCACGAAAGCCGCCGGCGCCGCCGGCACCAAGCGCACCACCCGCACGACCGCCGCGAAGGGCACCGGCAGCGCCGACCCCGAGCTCGTGCAGCTGCTGACCCCCGAGGGGAAGCGCGTCAAGAACGCCGAGTACGACAAGTACGTCGCCGGCGTCACCCCCGAAGAGCTTCGCGGCCTCTACCGCGACATGGTGCTCACCCGCCGCTTCGACGCCGAGGCCACCGCGCTGCAGCGCCAGGGCGAGCTGGGCCTGTGGGCGTCGCTGCTCGGCCAGGAGGCCGCCCAGATCGGCTCCGGGCGCGCCCTGCGCGACGACGACTACGTCTTCCCGACCTACCGCGAGCACGGCGTCGCCTGGTGCCGCGGGGTCGACCCCACCAACCTGCTCGGCATGTTCCGCGGTGTGAACAACGGCGGCTGGGACCCGAACAGCAACAACTTCCAGCTGTACACGATCGTCATCGGCTCCCAGACGCTGCACGCGACCGGGTACGCGATGGGCGTCGCCAAGGACGGCGCGGACTCCGCTGTCATCGCCTACTTCGGCGACGGAGCGTCCAGCCAGGGCGACGTGGCCGAATCGTTCACCTTCTCCGCGGTCTACAACGCCCCGGTGGTGTTCTTCTGCCAGAACAACCAGTGGGCGATCTCCGAGCCGACCGAGAAGCAGACCCGTGTCCCGCTCTACCAGCGCGCGCAGGGCTACGGCTTCCCCGGCGTCCGCGTCGACGGCAACGACGTCCTGGCCTGCCTCGCGGTCACCAAGTGGGCGCTGGAGCGCGCCCGCAGCGGCGAGGGACCGACGCTCGTCGAGGCGTTCACGTACCGGATGGGCGCCCACACCACCTCCGACGACCCCACCCGGTACCGGGGCGACGAGGAGCGTCTGGCCTGGGAGGCGAAGGACCCGATCCTGCGTCTTCGCCGCTACCTGGAGGCCTCAAACCACGCGGACGAGGGATTCTTCGCGGAACTCGAGGCCGAGAGCGAGGCGTTGGGCAAACGAGTACGCGAAGCGGTCCGTGCCATGCCGGACCCGGACCACTTCGCCATCTTCGAGAACGTGTACGCGGACGGGCACGCGCTCGTCGACGAGGAGCGCGCCCAGTTCGCCGCCTACCAGGCGTCGTTCGCGGACGGAGAGGGGGCCTGA
- a CDS encoding alpha-ketoacid dehydrogenase subunit beta, with the protein MAAETVTFKNMALAKAINESLRRALESDPKVLVMGEDVGKLGGVFRVTDGLQKDFGESRVIDTPLAESGIVGTAIGLALRGYRPVVEIQFDGFVFPAYDQIVTQLAKMHARSLGKVKLPVVVRIPYGGGIGAVEHHSESPEALFAHVAGLKVVSPSNASDAYWMMQQAIQSDDPVIYFEPKRRYWDKAEVSTETIPDPLHKARVVRAGTDLTLAAYGPMVKLCQEVADAAAEEGRSLEVLDLRSVSPLDFDSIQASVEKTRRLVVVHEAPVFFGSGAEIAARITERCFYHLEAPVLRVGGYHAPYPPARLEEEYLPDLDRVLDAVDRSLAY; encoded by the coding sequence ATGGCAGCGGAGACCGTGACGTTCAAGAACATGGCTCTGGCCAAGGCGATCAACGAGTCGCTGCGCCGCGCCCTGGAGTCGGACCCCAAGGTCCTCGTCATGGGCGAGGACGTCGGCAAGCTCGGCGGCGTGTTCCGGGTGACGGACGGCCTGCAGAAGGACTTCGGCGAGAGCCGCGTCATCGACACCCCGCTCGCCGAGTCGGGCATCGTCGGCACGGCGATCGGCCTGGCCCTGCGCGGCTACCGCCCGGTGGTGGAGATCCAGTTCGACGGCTTCGTCTTCCCGGCGTACGACCAGATCGTCACCCAGCTCGCGAAGATGCACGCGCGCTCGCTGGGCAAGGTCAAGCTCCCGGTCGTCGTCCGCATCCCCTACGGCGGCGGCATCGGCGCGGTAGAGCACCACTCCGAGTCCCCCGAGGCGCTGTTCGCGCACGTCGCGGGCCTGAAGGTGGTCTCTCCGTCGAACGCGTCGGACGCGTACTGGATGATGCAGCAGGCCATCCAGAGCGACGACCCGGTGATCTACTTCGAACCCAAGCGGCGCTACTGGGACAAGGCCGAGGTCAGCACGGAAACCATCCCCGACCCGCTGCACAAGGCGCGCGTGGTCCGCGCGGGCACGGACCTGACCCTGGCCGCGTACGGTCCGATGGTGAAGCTCTGCCAGGAGGTCGCCGACGCGGCCGCCGAGGAGGGCAGATCGCTGGAGGTGCTGGACCTGCGCTCGGTGTCTCCATTGGACTTCGACTCGATCCAGGCGTCGGTGGAGAAGACCCGCCGCCTGGTGGTGGTGCACGAGGCGCCGGTGTTCTTCGGCTCCGGCGCGGAGATCGCCGCCCGGATCACCGAGCGCTGCTTCTACCACCTGGAGGCGCCGGTCCTGCGGGTCGGCGGCTACCACGCGCCGTATCCGCCGGCCCGGCTGGAGGAGGAGTACCTGCCGGACCTGGACCGCGTGCTCGACGCCGTCGACCGCTCGCTGGCGTACTGA
- a CDS encoding dihydrolipoamide acetyltransferase family protein translates to MTDASVASVREFKMPDVGEGLTEAEILKWYVQPGDTVTDGQVVCEVETAKAAVELPIPYDGVVRDLHFPEGTTVDVGTAIIAVEVAGGAPADVAPQAAAAAAAGTAKTAQEEEPKPSGRQPVLVGYGVSTSSTRRRPRKGPEVAVPQASTALQSELNGHGATPVKDRPLAKPPVRKLAKDLGVDLSTVVPSGPDGIITREDVHAAVPVTTTPEPEAAQAPAAQAPAVQAAAPVTSYDTTRETRIPVKGVRKATAAAMVGSAFTAPHVTEFVTVDVTRTLKLVEELKQDKEMQGLRVNPLLLIAKALLVAIRRNPDINASWDEASQEIVVKHYVNLGIAAATPRGLIVPNIKDAHAKTLPQLAEALGDLVSTARDGKTSPAAMQGGTVTITNVGVFGVDTGTPILNPGESAILAVGAIRLQPWVHKGKVKPRQVTTLALSFDHRLVDGELGSKVLADVAAILEQPKRLITWA, encoded by the coding sequence ATGACTGACGCGTCCGTGGCGTCCGTGCGCGAGTTCAAGATGCCGGATGTCGGCGAGGGTCTGACCGAGGCGGAGATCCTCAAGTGGTACGTCCAGCCGGGTGACACGGTCACCGACGGGCAGGTGGTGTGCGAGGTCGAGACCGCCAAGGCGGCCGTCGAACTGCCCATCCCGTACGACGGTGTGGTGCGCGACCTGCACTTCCCCGAGGGCACCACGGTGGACGTGGGCACGGCCATCATCGCGGTGGAGGTGGCCGGAGGGGCGCCGGCCGACGTCGCGCCGCAGGCCGCGGCGGCCGCCGCGGCCGGGACGGCGAAGACGGCACAGGAGGAGGAGCCGAAGCCGTCAGGCCGCCAGCCGGTGCTGGTGGGCTACGGCGTGTCCACGTCCTCCACCAGGCGCCGCCCGCGCAAGGGCCCGGAGGTTGCTGTGCCCCAAGCGTCGACGGCACTCCAGTCGGAGCTCAACGGCCACGGCGCCACCCCCGTGAAGGACCGCCCGCTGGCGAAGCCGCCGGTGCGCAAACTGGCCAAGGACCTGGGCGTCGACCTGTCGACGGTGGTCCCGTCCGGCCCGGACGGCATCATCACGCGCGAGGACGTGCACGCGGCCGTACCGGTGACGACGACGCCGGAACCGGAGGCGGCGCAGGCCCCGGCCGCGCAGGCTCCGGCGGTGCAGGCCGCGGCACCGGTGACGTCGTACGACACGACGCGGGAGACGCGCATCCCGGTCAAGGGCGTCCGCAAGGCGACGGCCGCGGCGATGGTCGGCTCGGCCTTCACGGCCCCGCACGTCACGGAGTTCGTGACCGTCGACGTGACGCGGACGCTGAAGCTGGTCGAGGAGCTCAAGCAGGACAAGGAGATGCAGGGCCTGCGGGTGAACCCGCTCCTGCTGATCGCCAAGGCCCTCCTGGTGGCCATCAGGCGCAACCCGGACATCAACGCGTCCTGGGACGAGGCCAGCCAGGAGATCGTGGTCAAGCACTACGTCAACCTGGGCATCGCGGCGGCCACCCCGCGCGGACTGATCGTCCCGAACATCAAGGACGCCCACGCCAAGACCCTCCCGCAGCTCGCCGAGGCGCTGGGCGATCTGGTGTCGACGGCGAGGGATGGCAAGACCTCTCCGGCGGCGATGCAGGGCGGCACGGTGACGATCACCAACGTCGGTGTCTTCGGCGTCGACACGGGCACGCCGATCCTCAACCCCGGCGAGTCCGCGATCCTCGCCGTCGGAGCGATCAGGCTCCAGCCGTGGGTCCACAAGGGCAAGGTCAAGCCGAGGCAGGTCACGACCCTGGCGCTGAGCTTCGACCACCGTCTGGTCGACGGCGAGTTGGGCTCCAAGGTCCTGGCGGACGTGGCGGCGATCCTGGAACAGCCGAAGCGGTTGATCACTTGGGCGTGA
- a CDS encoding Bro-N domain-containing protein: MNEPSKRTDSSERHEAIDISDFVYAATGARVRRLTMPDGSHWFPAVDVCKELGYTTTRKALTDHVPEDHRESLETVTGSHSLSVPAGREWRRDLQLINLQGLIRLVQACTKPSCEPFKQWAAEVIETVQREGSYTLEEAEVQPTEPGAPIAYAVPEQVAEAIVRLEAHNLQLDEQLANAQQESLELQREMLTTQKATLAVQQAMVRAMERIADRLDALVLERRAPGGRLTALPTTESLLADWRHRLSVTEDVWTVAVVIAPVLVEQGELREPLESIAARTGLPARRVNECLRLLQKHACIRSQGAGENGAPVYVLNPV; encoded by the coding sequence GTGAACGAACCGAGCAAGCGAACCGACTCGTCCGAACGGCACGAGGCGATCGACATCAGTGACTTCGTCTACGCGGCGACCGGAGCCCGTGTGCGGAGGCTGACCATGCCGGACGGGAGTCACTGGTTTCCGGCGGTGGATGTGTGCAAGGAGTTGGGGTACACCACGACCCGAAAGGCCCTGACGGACCATGTCCCGGAGGACCATCGAGAAAGTCTTGAGACAGTGACTGGAAGTCACTCTCTCAGCGTTCCCGCAGGTAGGGAGTGGCGCCGAGACTTGCAACTCATCAATCTGCAAGGCCTGATCCGCCTCGTCCAGGCATGCACGAAACCCTCCTGCGAGCCCTTCAAGCAGTGGGCCGCCGAGGTCATCGAGACCGTGCAGCGGGAGGGCTCCTACACCCTGGAAGAGGCCGAGGTACAGCCCACCGAGCCGGGGGCTCCGATCGCCTACGCCGTGCCGGAGCAGGTCGCGGAAGCCATCGTCCGGCTCGAGGCGCACAACCTTCAGCTGGACGAGCAGCTTGCGAACGCACAGCAGGAATCTCTTGAGTTGCAAAGGGAGATGCTGACCACGCAGAAGGCCACACTCGCCGTGCAGCAGGCCATGGTCCGCGCGATGGAACGCATCGCGGACCGGCTCGACGCTCTCGTCCTCGAACGTCGGGCGCCCGGCGGCCGCCTCACGGCGCTGCCCACCACGGAATCCCTGCTGGCCGACTGGCGGCACCGGCTGTCCGTGACCGAGGACGTGTGGACGGTGGCCGTGGTGATCGCCCCGGTCCTCGTGGAGCAGGGTGAGCTCCGCGAGCCGCTCGAATCGATCGCGGCCCGTACGGGACTTCCGGCGCGCCGCGTCAACGAGTGCCTGCGCCTGCTGCAGAAGCACGCCTGCATCCGTTCGCAGGGTGCGGGGGAGAACGGGGCACCGGTGTACGTGCTCAACCCGGTCTGA
- the murJ gene encoding murein biosynthesis integral membrane protein MurJ, giving the protein MVTGEKTAARHARPKAEAGVGRASVLMAGGTVVSRASGLIRQVLQGAALGTGLLATTYNTANTVPTSLYTLLIGGALNAVLVPQLVRARATHPDGGRAYEQRLVTLVVSVLAVGTVLAVWTAPEIVSLYIRDTPKDHEAFRLTVVFARFLLPQIFFYGLFAILGQVINARGKFGAMMWTPVLNNVVLVAMFGVYLGMMTVPRTVADVTDAQVRWLGLGTTLGIAVQALALIPFARAAGFRFRPRFDWRGAGLGSGVHAAKWTLLFVLTNLVGLTVVTHYANAADARLPKAGVGYTAYSYAQTIWMLPQSVVTVSLVTALLPRMSKAVAEGRIGDLRADLSRALRVSGVVIVPAAFLFTALGPDIAVLLFAHGAADPATAAPLGRMLQAFGLGLIPFSAQYLLLRGFYAFEDTRTPFFMAVWTQVVNIALATACHLLLPVRWAVTGMAGAYTVSYFAALVLTARLLARRTGGRLDDGTLRGTYTKLVCAGGCAAVAGWAVARGCAGVLGDGTAGAVLRSVTGSLALGLVYLAVGRALKIGELRRITGFR; this is encoded by the coding sequence ATGGTGACGGGGGAGAAGACCGCAGCCCGGCATGCGAGGCCGAAGGCGGAGGCGGGGGTCGGGCGGGCCTCTGTGCTCATGGCCGGCGGCACCGTCGTGTCGCGGGCCAGTGGGCTGATCCGGCAGGTGCTGCAAGGGGCCGCACTCGGGACCGGGCTGCTCGCCACCACGTACAACACCGCCAACACCGTGCCCACCAGTCTGTACACCCTGCTGATCGGCGGTGCGCTGAACGCCGTGCTGGTGCCTCAACTGGTGCGGGCCCGGGCCACGCACCCCGACGGCGGGCGGGCGTACGAGCAGCGGCTCGTGACCCTCGTCGTCAGTGTGCTGGCCGTCGGGACCGTGCTCGCGGTGTGGACGGCGCCGGAGATCGTGAGCCTGTACATACGGGACACGCCCAAGGATCACGAGGCGTTCCGGCTGACGGTCGTCTTCGCGCGGTTCCTGCTTCCGCAGATCTTCTTCTACGGGCTGTTCGCCATCCTGGGCCAAGTTATCAACGCACGCGGGAAGTTCGGCGCCATGATGTGGACGCCGGTGCTCAACAACGTCGTCCTCGTCGCCATGTTCGGCGTCTATCTCGGGATGATGACCGTCCCCCGCACCGTCGCCGACGTCACCGACGCCCAGGTCCGCTGGCTCGGTCTCGGTACGACCCTCGGGATCGCCGTCCAGGCTCTCGCGCTCATCCCCTTCGCGCGTGCGGCCGGCTTCCGGTTCCGGCCCCGGTTCGACTGGCGGGGTGCCGGACTCGGCTCCGGGGTCCACGCGGCCAAGTGGACGCTGCTGTTCGTGCTGACCAACCTGGTCGGGCTCACCGTCGTCACCCATTACGCGAACGCCGCCGACGCCCGGCTGCCGAAGGCCGGCGTCGGCTACACGGCGTACAGCTACGCGCAGACCATCTGGATGCTGCCCCAGTCCGTAGTCACCGTTTCCCTCGTCACGGCTCTGCTGCCGCGCATGAGCAAGGCGGTGGCCGAGGGACGGATCGGTGATCTGCGCGCCGATCTGTCCCGGGCACTGCGGGTCAGCGGGGTCGTGATCGTCCCGGCCGCCTTCCTCTTCACGGCCCTCGGGCCGGACATCGCCGTTCTTCTCTTCGCCCACGGCGCCGCCGACCCGGCCACCGCGGCGCCGCTCGGCCGCATGCTCCAGGCCTTCGGGCTCGGGCTGATCCCGTTCTCGGCGCAGTACCTGCTGCTGCGCGGCTTCTACGCCTTCGAAGACACCCGTACGCCGTTCTTCATGGCCGTGTGGACCCAGGTGGTGAACATCGCGCTCGCCACCGCATGCCATCTGCTGCTGCCGGTACGGTGGGCGGTCACCGGCATGGCCGGCGCCTACACCGTCTCCTACTTCGCCGCACTCGTCCTCACCGCCCGCCTGCTGGCCCGCCGCACCGGCGGCCGGCTCGACGACGGCACCCTGCGCGGCACCTACACCAAGCTGGTGTGCGCCGGAGGGTGCGCGGCGGTCGCGGGCTGGGCGGTGGCACGGGGCTGCGCCGGTGTGCTGGGGGACGGCACGGCGGGGGCGGTCCTGAGGAGCGTCACCGGCTCGCTCGCGCTCGGTCTCGTCTATCTCGCGGTGGGCAGAGCGCTGAAGATCGGCGAACTTCGACGGATTACCGGGTTCCGCTGA
- a CDS encoding GntR family transcriptional regulator, which yields MLLRLDKTDTRPLHEQVAAAIRRAIAEGECRAGDRLPSARDLSTALEINVNTVLRGMRELRDEGILEFRRGRGITVSAGAPRHSALQIRVRELLAEASRLGYSRTDLIEMIRGMS from the coding sequence ATGTTGCTGCGCCTGGACAAGACCGACACCCGCCCCCTGCACGAGCAGGTCGCGGCGGCGATCCGACGGGCCATCGCCGAGGGCGAGTGCCGCGCCGGGGACCGCCTGCCCTCGGCCCGCGACCTCTCCACGGCCCTGGAGATCAACGTCAACACCGTTCTGCGCGGCATGCGCGAGTTGCGGGACGAGGGCATCCTGGAGTTCCGCCGAGGCCGGGGCATCACCGTCTCCGCGGGCGCGCCCAGGCACTCCGCACTCCAGATCAGGGTGCGGGAACTGCTGGCGGAGGCCTCCCGGCTGGGCTACAGCCGGACCGATCTCATCGAGATGATCCGGGGGATGTCATGA
- a CDS encoding D-alanyl-D-alanine carboxypeptidase — MKTGIKGIRIRRAAAVAMTTGAVLATGALTAAPAQAVTAPSIVAKGGYAMNNANGASLYTKAADGRLSTGSTTKIMTAKVVLSQSNLNLNAKVTIQKAYSDYVVRNNASQAHLIVGDKVTVRQLLYGLMLPSGCDAAYALADKFGSGSTMAARVKSFIGKMNSTASSLGLRNTHFDSFDGIGNGNNYSTPRDLTKIASSAMKSATFRTIVATKAYTAKTITRTGSTRTMATWTNTNTLLSSYRGAIGVKTGSGPEAKYCLVFAATRNGKTVIGTVLASSSINQRATDATKILNYGFARLG, encoded by the coding sequence TTGAAAACCGGCATTAAGGGCATCCGTATCCGCAGAGCTGCCGCCGTGGCGATGACCACCGGCGCCGTGCTCGCCACCGGAGCCCTCACCGCGGCACCCGCGCAGGCCGTCACCGCACCGTCGATCGTGGCCAAGGGCGGCTACGCGATGAACAACGCGAACGGCGCGTCGCTGTACACGAAGGCCGCGGACGGCAGGCTCTCCACCGGCTCCACCACGAAGATCATGACTGCGAAGGTCGTGCTCTCGCAGTCGAACCTCAACCTCAACGCCAAGGTCACCATCCAGAAGGCGTACAGCGACTACGTCGTCAGGAACAACGCCTCCCAGGCCCACCTGATCGTCGGCGACAAGGTCACGGTCCGCCAGCTGCTGTACGGCCTGATGCTGCCCTCGGGCTGCGACGCCGCCTACGCGCTGGCCGACAAGTTCGGCTCCGGCTCGACGATGGCCGCGCGCGTGAAGTCCTTCATCGGCAAGATGAACAGCACCGCGAGCAGTCTCGGCCTGAGGAACACGCACTTCGACTCCTTCGACGGCATCGGCAACGGCAACAACTACTCGACGCCGCGCGACCTGACGAAGATCGCCAGCAGCGCGATGAAGAGCGCCACCTTCCGCACGATCGTGGCGACCAAGGCGTACACGGCCAAGACCATCACCCGGACGGGCAGCACCCGCACGATGGCCACCTGGACCAACACGAACACGCTGCTGAGCAGCTACCGCGGCGCCATCGGCGTGAAGACCGGCTCCGGGCCCGAGGCCAAGTACTGCCTCGTCTTCGCCGCCACCCGCAACGGCAAGACGGTCATCGGCACCGTCCTGGCCTCCTCCTCGATCAACCAGCGCGCCACCGACGCGACGAAGATCCTCAACTACGGCTTCGCCCGGCTCGGCTGA